Genomic window (Staphylococcus debuckii):
CTAGCATATTTAGTATACTTCTTTTTCTTCTTAACAGAAGATCAAAGAAAATATAAAAAAGCCCGTTGGAAATATAAATGACGTAATAGATAAAAAAAGAGTGGAATCGAAATAACATTTATTAAGATTATTTCGTGATTCCACTCTTTTTTATTTTATTTTCGATAAGTCCATTCGTCGGATTTATATTTTGCTTCAATCTCTTTAATTTCTTCTTTTTGTGCTTCAGTTAATTCAAGTGGTTTAAAGTTAATATTCAACCCTTTTTGGAACCCTTTTTCAAAAGCCTTTTCCATCTGTTCTAAAGTCACTTCAGTATCTGAAATATCATTAATAGCTACTGCTTTATCAGTAAAGGCATTTTTCATTTTTTCTTTTAAGCGTTCGTTTTTGAAAATAAACATATCAAATAAGTCATTTACATCGATATCTTTTAAAATTGAGCCATGCTGCAAGATTACCCCCTTTTGTCTTGTTTGTGCACTTCCTGCTATCTTACGACCTTCTACAACTAGTTCATACCAACTCGGTGCATCAAAACATACTGAACTTCTAGGTTGCTTTAATTTCTCGCGCTCTTCTTTGCTTCTAGGTACAGCAAAGTAAGTTTCAAAACCAAGTTCTTTAAAGCCTTCTAATAAACCTTGAGAAATCACTCTATATGCCTCTGTAACTGTTTTAGGCA
Coding sequences:
- a CDS encoding lipoate--protein ligase family protein → MTETWNFINSGSHDPYYNMAMDEALLNFVSRGEIDPVIRFYTWNPATLSIGYFQRLQKEIDIEKVKEKGYGLVRRQTGGRGVLHDKELTYSVIVPESHPEMPKTVTEAYRVISQGLLEGFKELGFETYFAVPRSKEEREKLKQPRSSVCFDAPSWYELVVEGRKIAGSAQTRQKGVILQHGSILKDIDVNDLFDMFIFKNERLKEKMKNAFTDKAVAINDISDTEVTLEQMEKAFEKGFQKGLNINFKPLELTEAQKEEIKEIEAKYKSDEWTYRK